One stretch of Methylococcus capsulatus DNA includes these proteins:
- a CDS encoding GumC family protein, translating to MNDKPIYSPIVQSNFPQVVNPPYEGGGYQADEEELDLRRYWNVIRRHLWGILGLAGSVSVLTFLILLSITPIYRATATLIIEPKEQKVVSVEELYGIDTKSKEYYLTQAEILKSRAIARKVVEALQLGSNPEFIDEEEDVAEGREEIGPVGPYGPQIPTQVVGEGASTEPEGNSEDADLGGWKSWLDWQAWWPFVASVSSMSVDEKGDPLDAVTDKFLERLTVIPVRNTQLVQISFDAASPELAMRVANAVCDAYIDINLDARSEGTQLASKWLAARLEGLRQKLAESERRLQAYLESQNLVDLQGRAWRGEADAGASGVSSLSASQLSDLNVRYIEARKARLEAETLYSQIANLGGAVPENIESMPAIYGDETIRKLKQQEHEALTRVNELASRYGEQHPERVTAETHLESVRAALKKQIASVAARLKQQIAAAYANENALASQIDSIKNELQGIARKESVYRELQREVQSNRELYDMFFKRLKETSEAGDLQPSNARVVDAAILPKFPVKPNKKLGVVIAFLLSLMAGIGLAFLLDFMDKSFRSSEEVEQKLGLPLLGLVPLVTQKQKQGAKDDISRVFLDDPRGNFAESVRTIRTGIMLSALDDPRMSILVTSSVPGEGKSSISMSLAYALAQLNSRVLVVEADLRRPNLAKRCGLSAKMPGLSNLVAQTATLEECIHHYEAGNIDLMPAGIVPPNPLELLSSHRFAEAMTELESEYDAIILDAPPMQPVSDALALSRLVRSVIYVVQAEKTPVHMARSGIDRLRKVRAPVTGVVLSQLNLEKSRRGYSSYYYSDYYYGSYKQEGAHE from the coding sequence TGCTGACCTTCCTGATTTTGTTGTCAATAACGCCGATTTATCGGGCGACCGCGACTTTGATCATTGAGCCGAAAGAGCAGAAAGTTGTGTCGGTTGAAGAGCTCTACGGGATCGACACGAAGAGCAAGGAATACTACCTCACTCAGGCAGAGATTCTAAAATCCCGCGCTATTGCAAGGAAGGTGGTCGAAGCCTTGCAGCTGGGCTCGAATCCGGAATTCATCGATGAAGAGGAGGATGTGGCGGAAGGGCGGGAAGAGATTGGGCCAGTGGGACCATACGGTCCGCAAATTCCGACCCAAGTGGTCGGCGAAGGCGCTTCCACTGAGCCGGAGGGAAACAGCGAGGACGCGGATCTTGGAGGATGGAAATCCTGGCTGGACTGGCAGGCGTGGTGGCCGTTCGTTGCATCAGTGTCGAGTATGTCGGTCGATGAGAAAGGTGATCCGCTCGATGCCGTGACTGACAAGTTCCTGGAACGTTTAACCGTGATACCGGTCCGCAACACCCAGTTGGTGCAGATATCGTTCGATGCCGCGAGTCCGGAGCTTGCGATGCGGGTCGCAAACGCGGTGTGCGATGCCTACATCGATATCAACTTGGACGCGCGCTCGGAAGGGACCCAATTGGCGTCGAAGTGGCTCGCGGCGCGTCTGGAAGGGTTGCGCCAGAAGTTGGCGGAGTCGGAGCGTCGGTTGCAGGCCTATTTGGAGAGCCAGAATCTGGTCGATCTCCAAGGCAGAGCATGGAGAGGAGAGGCAGATGCGGGCGCTTCTGGTGTTTCGTCCTTGAGCGCTAGCCAATTGAGTGACTTGAACGTGAGATACATCGAAGCGCGCAAGGCGCGGTTGGAGGCTGAAACCCTTTACAGTCAGATCGCCAATCTCGGCGGAGCGGTTCCGGAGAATATCGAGAGCATGCCGGCCATCTATGGGGATGAGACCATACGCAAGCTCAAACAGCAGGAACATGAGGCGCTCACCCGGGTCAATGAGTTGGCCAGCCGCTATGGTGAACAGCATCCGGAGCGGGTGACTGCGGAGACGCATCTCGAGTCGGTACGCGCGGCATTGAAGAAGCAGATTGCCAGTGTGGCCGCCCGTCTGAAGCAGCAGATCGCTGCGGCTTATGCCAATGAAAATGCCCTGGCCAGTCAGATCGATTCGATCAAGAATGAATTGCAGGGGATTGCCCGAAAAGAAAGCGTGTATCGCGAATTGCAGCGTGAGGTGCAGTCCAACCGGGAGCTTTACGATATGTTTTTCAAACGCCTCAAGGAGACGTCCGAGGCTGGCGACTTGCAGCCATCCAACGCCCGCGTCGTGGACGCCGCGATTCTGCCCAAGTTTCCGGTCAAGCCGAACAAGAAACTGGGCGTGGTCATCGCTTTTCTCCTTTCTCTGATGGCCGGAATCGGCCTCGCTTTCCTGCTCGATTTCATGGACAAGTCTTTCCGGAGTTCGGAGGAGGTCGAGCAGAAGTTGGGGCTTCCCTTGTTGGGCTTGGTACCGCTGGTGACACAGAAGCAGAAACAGGGGGCCAAGGATGACATCTCCAGGGTGTTTCTGGACGACCCGCGCGGCAACTTCGCAGAATCGGTGCGCACGATTCGTACCGGCATCATGCTCTCCGCCCTGGACGATCCGCGCATGAGCATCCTGGTGACATCCTCTGTCCCAGGCGAAGGGAAGTCGTCGATTTCGATGAGCCTCGCCTATGCGCTGGCTCAGCTCAATTCCAGGGTGCTGGTGGTGGAGGCCGACCTGAGGCGGCCCAACCTGGCCAAGCGCTGCGGCCTGTCAGCCAAGATGCCGGGGCTGTCGAACCTGGTGGCCCAGACGGCGACGCTCGAGGAATGCATCCATCATTACGAAGCGGGTAATATCGATCTGATGCCGGCCGGCATCGTGCCGCCGAACCCGTTAGAGCTGCTGTCTTCGCACCGCTTTGCGGAAGCGATGACTGAGCTCGAGAGCGAGTACGACGCGATCATCCTCGACGCGCCGCCGATGCAGCCGGTGAGTGATGCGCTGGCGTTGTCCAGGCTGGTCCGTTCGGTGATCTATGTGGTCCAGGCGGAAAAAACGCCGGTGCACATGGCGCGTTCGGGCATCGACCGGCTGCGCAAGGTCCGTGCTCCGGTGACAGGGGTGGTTTTGAGCCAGTTGAACCTGGAAAAAAGCCGGCGCGGTTACAGCAGCTATTACTACAGCGACTATTATTACGGGAGTTACAAGCAGGAAGGCGCCCACGAGTGA
- a CDS encoding tyrosine-protein phosphatase, whose amino-acid sequence MIDLHCHLLPAIDDGPENLAQAMELARLAAKRGIRRSVVTPHIQPGCWDNDQAGIERVFRAFQTELEREGIPLEVGMAAEVRVCAEIMSLLAQDRIPFLGEYRGKRVMLLEFPHEQIPPGTDVLVRWLMTRDILPMIAHPERNKAVLRDFSKIFPYVEMECLFQVTAGSLTGQFGERCEERALQFLEEGWITVVASDAHNVKHRPPNLEEGREVVERVAGPEVARRLVVDNPSEILGLPIQ is encoded by the coding sequence ATGATCGACCTTCATTGCCATCTGTTGCCTGCCATCGATGACGGTCCGGAGAATCTGGCCCAGGCCATGGAGCTGGCCCGGCTTGCGGCGAAGCGGGGTATTCGGCGGTCGGTGGTGACGCCGCATATCCAGCCGGGCTGCTGGGACAACGACCAGGCCGGTATCGAGCGCGTGTTCCGGGCGTTCCAGACGGAGCTGGAACGCGAGGGGATTCCGCTTGAAGTCGGTATGGCGGCGGAAGTCCGCGTGTGCGCCGAGATCATGAGCCTGCTGGCGCAGGACCGGATCCCCTTTCTCGGTGAGTACCGGGGCAAGCGGGTGATGCTGCTCGAATTCCCCCACGAGCAGATTCCGCCCGGCACTGATGTGCTGGTGCGCTGGTTGATGACGCGCGATATCCTGCCCATGATCGCCCATCCCGAGCGGAACAAGGCGGTGCTTCGCGATTTCAGCAAGATCTTCCCTTATGTCGAAATGGAGTGCCTGTTCCAGGTCACCGCCGGTTCGCTGACTGGGCAGTTCGGCGAGCGCTGTGAAGAAAGGGCACTCCAGTTCCTGGAGGAGGGCTGGATCACGGTGGTGGCGTCCGATGCGCACAACGTCAAGCATCGTCCGCCCAATCTGGAGGAGGGGCGGGAGGTGGTCGAGCGTGTGGCCGGGCCGGAAGTGGCCAGGAGACTGGTCGTCGACAACCCGAGCGAAATTCTCGGATTGCCCATCCAATAA
- a CDS encoding sulfate/molybdate ABC transporter ATP-binding protein, producing the protein MSIEIRNISKSFGSFQALKGIDLTIGSGELVALLGPSGCGKTTLLRIIAGLEAADSGQILFHGEDTTHRHVRERQVGFVFQHYALFRHMSVFENIAFGLRVRPRGRRPPEAEIRRRVHELLELVQLDWLADRYPGQLSGGQRQRIALARALAVEPKVLLLDEPFGALDAKVRQDLRRWLRRLHDELHITSVFVTHDQEEALEVADRVVVLNGGQIEQVGSADEVYDHPATPFVCQFIGDVNLFHGRVHDGRAHIGDTVIDLPGIAESDAEQALFFARPHEIEIGGGTGIGAVVRDIRRRGNAVRVELERKDGQGPVEAELSREAFGRHAIKHGDEVVIQPNRIRVFQP; encoded by the coding sequence ATGAGCATCGAAATCCGCAATATCAGCAAATCCTTCGGCAGCTTCCAGGCCCTCAAGGGCATTGACCTCACCATCGGTTCCGGCGAACTGGTGGCCCTGCTCGGCCCCTCCGGCTGCGGCAAGACCACACTGCTGCGCATCATCGCCGGACTGGAGGCCGCCGACAGCGGCCAGATCCTGTTCCACGGGGAAGACACGACGCACCGCCACGTCCGCGAGCGGCAGGTCGGCTTCGTTTTCCAGCACTACGCACTGTTCCGGCATATGAGCGTGTTCGAGAACATCGCCTTCGGCCTGCGGGTGCGCCCGCGCGGCCGGCGCCCGCCAGAAGCCGAAATCCGGCGGCGGGTGCATGAATTGCTGGAACTGGTCCAGCTCGACTGGCTGGCCGACCGCTATCCCGGCCAACTCTCCGGCGGCCAGCGCCAGCGCATCGCCCTCGCCCGCGCCCTGGCGGTGGAACCTAAGGTTCTGCTGTTGGACGAACCTTTCGGCGCGCTCGACGCCAAGGTCCGCCAGGATCTGCGCCGCTGGCTGCGACGGTTGCACGACGAGTTGCACATCACCTCGGTGTTCGTCACCCACGACCAAGAAGAAGCGCTGGAAGTGGCCGACCGGGTCGTGGTGCTGAACGGCGGGCAGATCGAACAGGTCGGCTCGGCGGATGAGGTCTACGACCATCCCGCCACGCCTTTCGTGTGCCAGTTCATCGGCGACGTCAACCTGTTCCACGGCCGGGTGCACGACGGCCGCGCCCACATCGGAGATACGGTGATCGACCTGCCGGGCATAGCGGAGTCGGACGCCGAACAAGCCTTGTTCTTCGCCCGTCCCCACGAAATCGAAATCGGCGGCGGCACGGGCATCGGCGCCGTCGTCCGGGACATCCGGCGGCGCGGCAACGCGGTGCGGGTGGAGCTGGAACGCAAGGACGGCCAGGGCCCCGTGGAAGCGGAACTCAGCCGCGAAGCGTTCGGACGCCACGCCATCAAGCACGGCGACGAGGTGGTGATCCAGCCCAACCGGATCAGGGTGTTTCAGCCCTGA
- the cysW gene encoding sulfate ABC transporter permease subunit CysW: MSAQTLTFASHIHHVHHAARGEAPWVRWSLTAAALVFLALFLLIPLALVFVQAFAKGWETYASALVDPMALAATKLTLLVTLIAVPLNTVFGVAAAWAIAKFEFPGKNLLTTLIDLPFSVSPVVSGLIYVLLFGMQGWLGPWLHEHDIKLIFAVPGIVLATIFVTVPFVARELIPLMQAQGNDEEEAALVLGASGWQTFRHITLPNIRWGLLYGVILCNARAMGEFGAVSVVSGHIRGATNTIPLHVEILYNEYNSAAAFAVASLLAMLALVTLALKSALEWRLAQQVDAAKDEE; encoded by the coding sequence ATGTCCGCACAAACGCTCACCTTCGCCTCGCACATCCATCATGTCCATCACGCCGCCCGCGGCGAAGCGCCCTGGGTGCGCTGGTCGCTGACCGCCGCCGCCCTGGTCTTTCTCGCATTATTCCTGCTGATACCGCTGGCGCTGGTGTTCGTCCAGGCCTTCGCCAAGGGCTGGGAAACCTACGCGTCCGCGCTGGTCGACCCAATGGCCCTGGCCGCGACCAAGCTCACCCTGCTGGTCACCCTGATCGCAGTGCCGCTCAATACGGTGTTCGGCGTGGCCGCGGCCTGGGCCATCGCCAAATTCGAATTTCCCGGCAAGAACCTGCTGACCACCCTGATCGACCTGCCGTTTTCGGTGTCGCCTGTCGTGTCGGGCCTGATCTACGTGCTGCTGTTCGGCATGCAGGGCTGGCTGGGTCCCTGGCTGCACGAGCACGACATCAAGCTGATCTTCGCGGTACCGGGCATCGTGCTGGCCACGATCTTCGTCACCGTGCCTTTCGTCGCCCGTGAGCTGATTCCGCTGATGCAGGCCCAGGGCAACGACGAGGAGGAGGCCGCGCTGGTGCTGGGCGCCTCGGGCTGGCAGACCTTCCGCCACATCACCCTGCCCAACATCCGCTGGGGCCTCCTGTACGGCGTGATTCTATGCAACGCCCGGGCGATGGGCGAATTCGGGGCCGTGTCCGTGGTGTCCGGCCATATCCGGGGCGCCACCAACACGATCCCGCTGCACGTGGAAATCCTCTACAACGAATACAACAGCGCCGCCGCCTTCGCCGTCGCCTCGCTCCTTGCGATGCTGGCCCTGGTCACCCTGGCCTTAAAGAGCGCCCTGGAATGGCGGCTGGCCCAGCAGGTCGACGCCGCCAAAGACGAAGAATGA